One Bacillus sp. (in: firmicutes) genomic window, AAACAGCCAAATCTCTTCATGCAAGCGTGTTAGAGCCACTCTTTGGTGATCCGGTTATACAAGGTGGAGCCGATCTTATTTTTGAATGTGTCGGCAATAAACAAAGCATAAACGATTCACTCCGTTTTGCTAGACATGGAGGAAAAGTTGTTCTATTGGGATTAGCAGGGATCATTGACGGTGTGGATTGGACGACGGTTTGGCTGAATGAGTTAGATATTAAAGGAAGCTTTGCTTACAGTACAGATGAATATCAAGGAAAGAAAATGCGTACATTACAAATTGCTATCGAATTAATGCGTAATGAAAAGGTGGATTTATCCCCATTGGTCACACATCGTTTTCCTTTGGAAAATTATCGTGAAGCCTTACAAACGGTTGTTAACAAAGGAAAAGGTTCCATCATGAAAGTGGTATTCGAACCTTAAATCCTTTTTCACTACGAAAACACAAGTTAGGAGGGAAATATGATGAAAACTTTTACCATGAATGGAAACATACAAACTCCTTTTTTAAATTGGCTTGCTGAAGGAATAAAAGAGGAGTTTTTATCAAGAGGTTATACGTTTTATAACGTTCCTGAAGAAAATGTTAAACTTGTGTTTCATTATATTGATTCTGAAAAACCGCGGCCTTACCGGAGACAGGCTCAGGCAACGTTTGTCGTTTCTGTTATGGAAACATCGGAAAAAACAGAAAATATTCACAAATCAGCCTATCCATATTTAGTCAGGTCTTTAGCCAATCATTTGATGTATATCCTACATAATGATGATGAAACAACAGATATATATTTTCTTACTCCTGAACAAGGGTTTTACAAATTGACGTATCGAAAAGGAGAAGAAGGAAAATTTTTTGAACGTATTTATGAAAGATTAGAACCGCTGGCCGCTTCACAGTTAGTGATTGACAATGATTTTTATGACGATCTTCCTGAAGAGATGTGGAACGGCGATGAGATTACAAAATCATTAAGCGAATCCGGGAAAAAGCTTGATCGAATGAATTTACTCCCAGCTCCATTTCCATTAGAGGAATATCTTACACCTCGTGATATGCGTCATCTAAATAAACTTTACGGAATAGGAGGACTTAGCTATGGAAACCTCAGTGCCAGACGGGACGGTGAAAGCTTTTGGATGAGTGCAAGCGGAATTAACAAAGCAGATATGAAAACAGTTGGGGAAGATTTTCTTTTAATCAGGGGGTATGATCCTGATAAAAATGCCATAAAAGTAAGCGTTCCCCCGAATATTACACCAAAAAGGGCTTCTGTCGACGCGATTGAGCACTGGATGATTTATAAAGAACACCCAGAGGTAGGGGCCATTGTCCATGTTCATGCTTGGATGGACGGAATAAAGGCGACAGAGATAAATTATCCTTGTGGAACGATTGAACTTGCCAAAACAGTTGCTGAACTTGTCCGAGATTCGGAGGAGCCTGCTAGAGCGATTATTGGTTTGAAAAACCATGGCTTAACCATTACAGGTACGGATTTAAATGACATCTTTGAACGGATCGACGGTAAAATTATTCCTCAAGTACCAATGTTTTAACGTAATTAAGAAAATGTAAACACATTTTGCTGAAGTATCTCTGAAATAAATTTGTGAATCGATCCATCCTATTATTACATGAAAAGAGCTCAGATTTGGTTTCAATCTGAGCTCCACCAAACCAAAAAGCTGAAAGTGCAAGCCAAATGGCCGAAAGTGCAAGCCAAATGGCCGAAAGTGCAAGCCGAAAGGCCAAAGTGCAAGCCAAAAGGCCAAAGTGCAAGCCAAATGGCCGAAAGTGCAAGCCAAATGGCCGAAAGTGCAAGCCAAAAAGCCAAAAGTGCAAGCCAAAAGGCCAAAGTGCAAGCCGAAAGGCCAAAGTGCAAGCCAAATGGCCGAAAGTGCAAGCCAAATAACCGAAACTGCAAGCCAATCAGCAATTCTTTTCCTTATTATAAAGAAATTAGCACTACTTTTACTGATACTGTTTTTAAAAAGAAGGCTATGTATATGTCATTGTTGATTTTTAGCAAGTTAATTCACATGAAGCGAAAGGCGGCGACTCCAGCGGGAACAAGAAGCCGCAAGACCCTTACTTGAGCGTAGCGAGGGAAGCGGCTTGCGGCTTGCCCGCGGAAAGCGTCCGCCACAAGCGAAATGTATCGTTTAACAGAGCCAAAAAGAAAAAAGTATCGTTCGATAAAATGTGCATAGTAAATCTACTTTTAAGCAAACTAACATTATCAATTCGTTAATGAACAATCTCATGAAAGGAGTTTGTAAAACGGTCATGCTCCAATTTATTAAGGCTATCGTTGAAGAAATCAATAAAATGATCGTTGCGTTAGTCGAATTTGATTATGAAAAGGCATACGAAGAAATGAACAAAAAGAAATAATAGGCGGTTTCTATTAACAATGAAATCCCCATGTACCCATTAATGGACTTGGGGAATTTTTTAGACCCTTTTTAAATGTTTTTTCATCTTGAACAGGGGAGAGGTTATTTTATTTTTTTGAACGGGAACTAAACACTTTGAGATGTTTAGGGAGAACGTTAAAACTTGTACTATTTACTTTCGCTAGTTCTCCATCAAGATTTAAAGCGAGTGATTCAGGTATGATAAAGTCAGCTGATTTTATTTTCGTATGTTGAATAATGGAAGGGTCATTCGTCAGGTTAAGCATTTTCGATAGTAATACACAAAACAGTCGGATTCGGGCTGTTTTTTTATACGTAATCAGATGAAAAGCTTCGTCATCACTTGTCTTTTCTTCAATAAGACGATTGATTGGACCAACAGAGTTTCCTTTCATCACTATAAATAAGGATAGGTCAGAAAGAACTTGGGAGGAAACCTTTATTGAAATCGTATCTAATGGTTTTTTCATCAAAAACTGTTTAAAAAAATAAAGACAATACGCTAATTCTCCAATTTTAGATTTAAGGTACGGAGGGGTTTCATAAGTAATATCTGTGAGCCAACCTGCAGCTGCAATATTGGTAAAGTATCGATTTCCAAACTTCCCAATGTCGACAGGTCTTAAGAACCCGGATTCAATAATGGAAACAACGTCAAAAATATTTAAAGGTATTCCAATAAATTTGGCAAATTCATTACTTGTGCCAAAGGGGAACACTCCAATATTTGGTCTATACTCTTGTTCTGCTACAAATTGAATGGTTCGGTTAATGGTTCCATCCCCACCTGCAATAAAAATGGCGTCCCATTTTTGCTGGCATGCTTTTTTAATTAGATAATTAAAGTGGGTTAACTCGTTTGGTTGATAAATCGTTAAGTGATAACCTAAATCTGAAAGTTTATTTATTAACATTGGAAATTCTTTGTGTTTTTTCTGTTTTCCAGAAAATGGATTATAAACCATTAACGCCTGTTTATCATACATGATGAAAAACCTCACATTTAGTCCAACAAGCTCTTTATAGTTTTGTGACAGGTTTTGGTAAAAAAAGATTTCCATTTACATGTCCCAATATTTTTATCTTTGTCAATTATGAAATAGTATGGTTTTGCTAAGATGAAATTATGATGGTAATGAAATCCTTCTCTACCTTTTTCAATTAGCACTTGTTGTCCGATGATGTCGTTATTCGTAAACTTTCATACAATTTTTGTTTATTTTTTAACACGACAAATAAAGGCAGTATAAAGTCGATCTATACTGCCCTTTTCAGAATCTATTTCTCATTTTTCATTAATAAATAGATAAAATATGGTGCCCCAATGAATGCGACCATAATCCCCGCAGGAATCCCATCAGGGTCCGCTAAATTACGTCCAATTGTATCAGCCACTAACAATAGCCATCCGCCAAGAAGAATGGCAATTGGCATAAATAATTGATTTCGAGGTCCAACAAGTGCTTTGGCTATATGTGGAGCCATTAGACCGATAAAAGCAACTCCTCCGGTGACAGAAACGGCAGAAGCAGCAAGTGCTACAGCGGTAATAAGCAATACGATTCGTTCCTTTTTAATGTTTAATCCAACACCGATGGCGACAGGATCGCTTAAGCTAAGGAGATTTAATCGATTGGCCTTATATAATGTAAAAGGGATTAAGACTATCAACCATGGAAGAATCGCCAAAATAAAGGGCCAATCAGTCCCCCAAATACTTCCGGCTAGCCACTTTGCGATAAAATCAACTTTCGTCCGTTCAGCCGAAGAGATAAGAACAACCATCAAGCCAGATTGTGCCATCGAACATCCTACTCCAATTAGCACTAATTGAATAGGGGAAAGTCCCTGACTTTTGTTATACGATAGTACATAAATGAGACATGCCGTTAATAGGGCACCTAAAAAAGCGACTAGTGGGAGTATATAAATAAATGTCCCGGAACTGATCGGAAAAAATAAAAAGAAAATGGTAATAGCGACACCAGCACCAGAGTTAATGCCTAAAATGCCTGGGTCAGCTAAATCATTTCGGGTGATTCCTTGAAAAATCGCTCCAGATAATGCGAGAGCCATTCCTGCAAGTAATGTAATGATGATTCGTGGCAGGCGGACAGAGAATAATACAAATTCTTCTTTAAAAGTACCTTGACCTAATAAAGTCGGAAGAATTCGATCAAAAGACACGGAGGAGTAGCCTAAGCCCATCCCAATCACAATGGTCAACATGATGAGTGCTAATAATGCACAGAGAATCATACGCTGCTTTTTTAAAAGAAGTGGTGATATCATGAGAGTACTTTACCTCCTTTATGTACAATAAAAAGGAAGAAAGGTAATCCCATCATAGCAACAATGGCAGCTACAGGTGTTTCGTATGGAGCATTGATCGTCCGTCCGAGAGTATCAGCAAATAACATAAAAATAGCTCCTATCATCGCTGACATAGGTAAAATCAAACGGTAATCGGTTCCTACCATTGCCCGAACGATATGGGGAACCATTAAACCGATAAAGGCCATATTGCCAACCAGAGCAACAGAAGCTCCAGCTAATAGGATAATGACAAAAAACAGGACCATTTTTATTTGCGTTGTTTTTTGGCCTAATACAACGGCCACTTCTTCACTTAAGCTCAAAATAGTCAGTTGTCTTGAAAGAAGGAGGGCAATAAAAATACCGAATAGAATAAAAGGGACGATGACTTGCAGTTGACTCCATGATGTACCAATGAAACCTCCCGCCGTCCACATCGATACATCTTTGGAAATTTTATAGTAAATGCCAATTCCTTCGGCGACCGCAAATAAAAATGCCGAAACAGCAGCCCCTGCAAGCACAATACGAAATGGAGAAAACCCACCTTTTTTTATGGCACCAATACCAAATACAAAAATAGAACCAACAGCCGCTCCGATAAAACAAGCAATCATAATACTGAAATAATTAGCAGAAGGAATGAAGGCAAGGGTAATGGCTAAGGCGGCATTGGCACCTGCAGTTAGTCCTAACAATCCTGGATCAGCAAGCGGATTTCTTGTGATCCCTTGCATAATGGCACCTGAAGTTGCTAGTGCTGCCCCAACAAAAATGGCGGCAATTTCGCGTGGTAAACGAAGTTCACGAATAATTAATAGTCGATCACTTTTTACATTAGAGGTTAAGGCGAACCACACGTCTTTTATCGTCGTGTCTGCTGCTCCAAGTACCATGGAAATTATAAACATCCCTACGCATGCCAAAGTGGCAGCAATGAACTTATATACAAATGGGATAGTATGGCCCTTGTCTGACGACATGTTGATCCCTCTTTTCATATGGATATATACAAAATAAATCACGAGGAATCCTAACTAATGTAGAATTCCTCGTCAGTCTAGTGATTAGTTACCTAAAAAGTTTTGAATAAAGAATTCAAGCTGATAATCTAAAGTGATTGGGTCATTGAAGTAGAACTCTTTTGCATTTGCCTCAAATACTCGATTATTTTTTACTGCTGGTATGTTTTTGTACGTATCCGTTTCTTGGAATGAATGATCGGAATCTGGGTTTTTACTAAAGATGATATAGTCACCAGCAAATTCAGGAAGAACTTCTAGGGATAAGGCATAGTAACCAGGCTCTAAAGCCATTTCTTTTACTTTTTCAGGCATGTTTAATTTCATTTCTTGATATAAGATTTCGGTACCACGACCCCAGTTATCTCCGAAAACATAGAGTTGTTTATCGAAGTTTTCAATAACGGAAACCGTTGCATCTTCTCCAATCTTTGCCCGTATCTCTTCTCCCGCTTTTTGGGCCCGTTTTTTGAAATCCTCAATCCAAGCTCGAGCTTCTTCTTCTTTGTTTAATAGTTTTCCAATTTCTAAGAATTGTGTTAAATAATCTAATTTCCCGTACGTATATGTAACAGTAGGTGCTATTTGACTTAATTTATCCACATTTTTGATATTGGATAAACCAATGATTAAGTCTGGATTTAATTCAATAATTTTTTCGATATTTTCATCCGATACTTCTTCCACATCTTTTAACTTTTCTTGAAAACGTGGGTTCATTTTCGACCATGAATCGACACCAACAAGATTAACATCTAAAGCCATCACGTGCCCAGCAAAAGATGACAAAACCACTACTCGTTCCGGGTGAGCTGGTACTTCAATAGGTCCATTTTCAGATTGGTAGATAATCGTTTCTTTTTTCTCCTCTTTTGCTGAAGATTGACTTTCTTTTGTCGTTGACTCATTGCTACAAGCACTAATGACTAGCACCAAT contains:
- a CDS encoding class II aldolase/adducin family protein, which codes for MKTFTMNGNIQTPFLNWLAEGIKEEFLSRGYTFYNVPEENVKLVFHYIDSEKPRPYRRQAQATFVVSVMETSEKTENIHKSAYPYLVRSLANHLMYILHNDDETTDIYFLTPEQGFYKLTYRKGEEGKFFERIYERLEPLAASQLVIDNDFYDDLPEEMWNGDEITKSLSESGKKLDRMNLLPAPFPLEEYLTPRDMRHLNKLYGIGGLSYGNLSARRDGESFWMSASGINKADMKTVGEDFLLIRGYDPDKNAIKVSVPPNITPKRASVDAIEHWMIYKEHPEVGAIVHVHAWMDGIKATEINYPCGTIELAKTVAELVRDSEEPARAIIGLKNHGLTITGTDLNDIFERIDGKIIPQVPMF
- a CDS encoding YegS/Rv2252/BmrU family lipid kinase; amino-acid sequence: MYDKQALMVYNPFSGKQKKHKEFPMLINKLSDLGYHLTIYQPNELTHFNYLIKKACQQKWDAIFIAGGDGTINRTIQFVAEQEYRPNIGVFPFGTSNEFAKFIGIPLNIFDVVSIIESGFLRPVDIGKFGNRYFTNIAAAGWLTDITYETPPYLKSKIGELAYCLYFFKQFLMKKPLDTISIKVSSQVLSDLSLFIVMKGNSVGPINRLIEEKTSDDEAFHLITYKKTARIRLFCVLLSKMLNLTNDPSIIQHTKIKSADFIIPESLALNLDGELAKVNSTSFNVLPKHLKVFSSRSKK
- a CDS encoding iron ABC transporter permease encodes the protein MISPLLLKKQRMILCALLALIMLTIVIGMGLGYSSVSFDRILPTLLGQGTFKEEFVLFSVRLPRIIITLLAGMALALSGAIFQGITRNDLADPGILGINSGAGVAITIFFLFFPISSGTFIYILPLVAFLGALLTACLIYVLSYNKSQGLSPIQLVLIGVGCSMAQSGLMVVLISSAERTKVDFIAKWLAGSIWGTDWPFILAILPWLIVLIPFTLYKANRLNLLSLSDPVAIGVGLNIKKERIVLLITAVALAASAVSVTGGVAFIGLMAPHIAKALVGPRNQLFMPIAILLGGWLLLVADTIGRNLADPDGIPAGIMVAFIGAPYFIYLLMKNEK
- a CDS encoding iron ABC transporter permease; translated protein: MSSDKGHTIPFVYKFIAATLACVGMFIISMVLGAADTTIKDVWFALTSNVKSDRLLIIRELRLPREIAAIFVGAALATSGAIMQGITRNPLADPGLLGLTAGANAALAITLAFIPSANYFSIMIACFIGAAVGSIFVFGIGAIKKGGFSPFRIVLAGAAVSAFLFAVAEGIGIYYKISKDVSMWTAGGFIGTSWSQLQVIVPFILFGIFIALLLSRQLTILSLSEEVAVVLGQKTTQIKMVLFFVIILLAGASVALVGNMAFIGLMVPHIVRAMVGTDYRLILPMSAMIGAIFMLFADTLGRTINAPYETPVAAIVAMMGLPFFLFIVHKGGKVLS
- a CDS encoding iron-hydroxamate ABC transporter substrate-binding protein gives rise to the protein MKKLMMPFLLLLVLVISACSNESTTKESQSSAKEEKKETIIYQSENGPIEVPAHPERVVVLSSFAGHVMALDVNLVGVDSWSKMNPRFQEKLKDVEEVSDENIEKIIELNPDLIIGLSNIKNVDKLSQIAPTVTYTYGKLDYLTQFLEIGKLLNKEEEARAWIEDFKKRAQKAGEEIRAKIGEDATVSVIENFDKQLYVFGDNWGRGTEILYQEMKLNMPEKVKEMALEPGYYALSLEVLPEFAGDYIIFSKNPDSDHSFQETDTYKNIPAVKNNRVFEANAKEFYFNDPITLDYQLEFFIQNFLGN